In Paramisgurnus dabryanus chromosome 7, PD_genome_1.1, whole genome shotgun sequence, the following are encoded in one genomic region:
- the klhl30 gene encoding kelch-like protein 30 — protein MVRNVDDLDFCLSSHPQSILDGLRSLCSQPKFVDVTLSAGGRDFPCHRSILAICSHYFRSMFSGDFVESIAARVELHDVDPNVLSTLLDFAYTGKLTINKNNVEGLICTSSQLQFHTVRTVCTRYLQHQIDASNCLGIHEFGEIHGCPEVVAKAWSFLLENFEAVKQHEEFLLMEKDRLVACLNDEDLKIRDDCSCVEAVLAWVRHHRESRIHYLRELLSLAKLTLLSQSFLTKNLLEEPLVQDSIDSKELVERICKEKQEMTDDKSGQRVAQNCLNLQEVLFVMGGRSLDDTDDEDEDDENNERLQPRNCGFYNPKLGQWYQLPDFPNYNKWGYSIVSLNNNVYVTGGSRGSQTNTWSTTETWKYITRQGKWITVAPMLRPRTNHSSATLNGEIYVMGGTTMDCVEVEHYDPFSNCWTLTGPALKYVTNFTSTSCNGKLYLIGSCAVKYNALTMQCYNPVIDSWSIICSPYIPKYLSSPRSVSMDGVIYLVADNTKKVYLYDPDSNMWEKIQHLHTLHENGDLVVLGRKLYVTGGHWKGMEGDYGVEVEIYNRASNTWKVECFLPRLWTYSGYCSIFLDTSQWTELFPDET, from the exons ATGGTGCGCAATGTGGACGATCTAGACTTCTGCCTCTCTTCCCATCCACAGAGCATCTTAGATGGACTGCGCTCTCTCTGTTCTCAACCTAAATTTGTGGATGTCACCCTGAGTGCCGGTGGGCGGGATTTTCCCTGCCACCGCAGCATCCTCGCTATCTGCAGCCATTATTTCCGTTCCATGTTCTCTGGAGATTTTGTGGAGAGCATTGCTGCTCGCGTAGAGCTTCACGATGTAGATCCAAATGTGTTGTCGACCCTGCTGGACTTTGCCTACACAGGAAAACTcacaattaataaaaataatgtggAGGGACTTATTTGTACTTCCAGCCAGCTCCAGTTCCATACCGTTCGTACTGTATGCACCAGATATCTGCAGCACCAGATTGATGCCTCAAACTGCTTGGGAATTCATGAATTCGGAGAGATCCATGGCTGCCCTGAAGTTGTTGCCAAAGCCTGGAGCTTCCTCCTAGAGAATTTTGAGGCTgtgaaacaacatgaggagTTTTTGCTGATGGAGAAAGACAGGCTGGTTGCCTGCTTGAATGACGAGGATCTGAAAATAAGAGATGACTGTTCTTGTGTTGAGGCGGTTTTGGCCTGGGTCAGGCATCATAGGGAAAGTCGGATACATTACCTGCGAGAACTCTTGAGCTTGGCTAAACTCACTCTACTCTCACAATCTTTTCTCACAAAGAATTTGCTTGAAGAGCCACTGGTACAGGACTCGATAGATTCCAAAGAGTTGGTAGAGAGAATATGTAAAGAG aaaCAAGAAATGACAGATGACAAATCAGGGCAGAGAGTTGCTCAGAATTGCCTCAACCTGCAGGAGGTTTTATTTGTAATGGGTGGTCGCTCACTGGATGACACGGATGATGAGGATGAAGATGATGAAAATAATGAAAGGTTGCAGCCTAGAAACTGTGGTTTCTATAACCCAAAGCTTG GGCAGTGGTATCAGCTACCAGATTTTCCCAACTACAATAAATGGGGTTATTCTATTGTATCTTTAAACAACAACGTATATGTCACAG GAGGATCAAGAGGGTCTCAGACGAACACTTGGTCCACCACAGAGACCTGGAAGTATATCACTCGCCAAGGAAAGTGGATCACAGTTGCACCAATGTTGCGACCCAGGACTAACCACTCCTCCGCTACTCTCAATGGAGAGATTTATGTAATGGGGG GAACTACAATGGATTGTGTGGAGGTTGAACATTATGACCCTTTCAGTAATTGCTGGACTCTCACTGGCCCAGCCCTGAAGTATGTGACTAACTTTACATCCACCTCATGTAATGGGAAGCTATACCTCATTGGCTCTTGTGCTGTTAAATATAATGCCCTAACTATGCAGTGCTACAACCCTGTCATAG ATAGCTGGAGTATCATCTGTTCACCTTATATTCCCAAATATCTCTCATCTCCTCGCTCTGTCTCTATGGATGGAGTCATTTACCTTGTAGCAGACAACACCAAAAAAGTTTATCTGTATGACCCCGACAGTAATATGTGGGAAAAA ATTCAACACCTACACACTCTTCATGAAAATGGGGACTTGGTGGTTCTAGGTAGGAAACTGTATGTGACTGGTGGGCACTGGAAGGGCATGGAAGGGGATTACGGTGTGGAGGTGGAAATATACAACCGAGCA